AATGGGCGAACAGCCCAACCCTTGGGACCGACTTCAGCCCCAGGTTGCGATGAGCCGACATCGAGGTGCCAAACCTCCCCGTCGATGTGAACTCTTGGGGGAGATCAGCCTGTTATCCCTAGAGTAACTTTTATCCGTTGAGCGACGGCCCTTCCACGCGGTGCCGTCGGATCACTAAAGCCGACTTTCGTCCCTGTTCGACTTGTGGGTCTCACAGTCAAGCTCCCTTCTGCTTTTGCACTCTATCGTCCCATTTCCAACGGGACCGAGGGAACCTTTGCGCGCCTCCGTTACCTTTTAGGAGGCGACCGCCCCAGTCAAACTGCCCACCTGAAACTGTCTCCCGCCCCGATCAGGGGTCAGGGTTAGAATTCTAGCCTCGCCAGAGTGGTATCTCACCGTTAGCTCCACTCTCCCCACGAGGAGAGTTTCAAAGCTTCCCACCTATCCTGCGCAAGCGAAGCCCGAAGCCAATTCCAGGCTACAGTAAAGCTTCATAGGGTCTTTCTGTCCAGGTGCAGGTAGTCCGTATCTTCACAGACAATCCTATTTCGCCGAGTCTCTCTCCGAGACAGTGCCCAGATCGTTACGCCTTTCGTGCGGGTCGGAACTTACCCGACAAGGAATTTCGCTACCTTAGGACCGTTATAGTTACGGCCGCCGTTCACCGGGGCTTCGGTCGTCAGCTTTAGACTTCGACAAGCTCAGTCCTGACCAACTTCCTTAACCTTCCGGCACTGGGCAGGCGTCAGCCTCCATACTGCGTCTTACGACTTGGCGGAGACCTGTGTTTTTGGTAAACAGTCGCCTGGGCCTATTCACTGCGACCCTCTTGCGAGGGTACCCCTTCTCCCGAAGTTACGGGGTCATTTTGCCGAGTTCCTTAGAGAGAGTTATCTCGCGCCCCTTAGTATTCTCTACTTCCCCACCTGTGTCGGTTTCGGGTACAGGCAATTAATGATTAACGTGGTTCGGGCTTTTCTAGGAAGCTTGATCAGCGCCACTTCCCTCCCGTGGGAGGTGGGACTCGCGTCTTAGCTCCAGGTGTTTTCACCACCTCTCATCGCCTCGACTGCTTGCACTGGTAACCAACATCCAGCTGACGTTGACCTTCTCCGTTCTCCGGCACAATCATTAATCGGTACGGGAATGTTAACCCGTTGTCCATCGACTACGCTTTTCAGCCTCGCCTTAGGTCCTGACTGACCCTCCGCGGACGAGCCTTGCGGAGGAAACCTTGGGGTTTCGGGGTGTGGGATTCTCACCCACATTTTCGCTACTTAAGCCGACATTCTCACTTCTATAGAGTCCACAGCTGCTTGCCGCTACTGCTTCACCCCCTATAGAACGCTCCCCTACCACAGTTCGCCTACGCTCACTGTCCACAGCTTCGGTAGATAACTTAGCCCCGTTCATTTTCGGCGCAGGAGCGCTTGACCAGTGAGCTATTACGCACTCTTTTAAGGATTGCTGCTTCTAGGCAAACCTCCTGGTTGTCAATGCACTCCCACCTCCTTTCTCACTTAGTTATCATTTGGGGACCTTAGCTGGTGGTCTGGGCTGTTTCCCTCTTGACGATGAAGCTTATCCCCCACCGTCTCACTGGTAGTTTTTTTAGCCGTATTCAGAGTTTGCCTCGCCTTGGTACCGGTCTCCCAGCCCGCGGCGAAACAGTGCTTTACCCCGACTAAACTTCCACTACCGCTGCGCCTCAACACATTTCGGGGAGAACCAGCTAGCTCCGAGTTCGATTGGCATTTCACCCCTAACCACAGCTCATCCGCTAATTTTTCAACATTAGTCGGTTCGGACCTCCACTTGGTTTTACCCAAGCTTCATCCTGGCCATGGTTAGATCACCCGGGTTCGGGTCTACAAATTATGACGCTTCGCCCTCTTCAGACTCGCTTTCGCTGGGGCTGTGGGGTCTTCCCCCTTCACCTGCCATAACCTGTAAGTCGCCGGCTCATTCTTCAACAGGCACACGGTCAGACGTTCAATCGTCCTCCCATTGCTTGTAGGCTAACGGTTTCATGTTCTATTTCACTCCCCTTCCGGGGTTCTTTTCACCTTTCCCTCGCGGTACTGTTTCTCTATCGGTCACACGGGAATATTTAGCCTTACCTCGTGGTCGAGGCAGATTCACACGGGATTTCACGTGCCCCATGCTACTCGGGATGCAGTTAAGCTGGTTCCTTTTTCGACTACAGGACTTTCACCTTCTCTGGTGCGGTTTTCAGCCGCTTCGTCTAAATTTCCCAGTCTTTTGTCACTGTCCCACGACCCCAAGTTCCGAAGAACTTGGTTTAGGCTGTTCCCTTTTCGCTCGCCGCTACTGGGGGAATCGCTGTTGCTTTCTTTTCCTCTGGCTACTAAGATGTTTCAGTTCACCAGGTTTGCTCGCTCCACCCTATGAATTCAGGTGGTCGTGTTTAGGGTTGCCCCATTCGGATATCTTCGGATCAATGCTTGCTTCCCGCTCCCCGAAGCGTTTCGTCGGTAACTACGTCCTTCTTCGCTTCCGTGTGCCTAGGTATCCACCGTTAGCCCTTATTAGCTTGACCTTGTGGTCTTCTTTTTTGGCTTTTTCACCTAGCTCTATGCAGTTTTCAAGGTTCCTCTGGACTCTGAACTCAGAGCCAGCATTCTCTCTTACTATATAAGTAAGATAAGGTGCTGATTCCTCGCTTCTTTTCTTTGTTTTTGCCACCTGTACAGGTGGGCCATCCTGGACTCGAACCAGGGACCTCACCCTTATCAGGGGTGCGCTCTAACCACCTGAGCTAATAGCCCTTGTTCCTGATTCAGGTCTTGTGTGAACCCAGAACCTAGTTTGAAAGCCAATTTTGCCTCGCTCCGACCTTTTGGGATTGATTCTTGGTAGGGACTACTTTTTTTTCGTCTCCTACCTGAATTAGGTCTCCCTTTAAGGAGGTGATCCAGCCACACCTTCCGGTACGGCTACCTTGTTACGACTTCACCCCAGTCACTAGCCCTGCCTTAGGCATCCCCCTCCTTGCGGTTGAGGTAATGACTTCGGGCGTGACCAGCTTCCATGGTGTGACGGGCGGTGTGTACAAGGCCCGGGAACGAATTCACCGCCGTATGCTGACCGGCGATTACTAGCGATTCCTCCTTCATGCAGGCGAGTTGCAGCCTGCAATCTGAACTGAGGCCGGGTTTGCTGGGATTCGCTGGCTCTCGCGAGTTCGCTGCCCTTTGTCCCGACCATTGTAGTACGTGTGTCGCCCAAGACGTAAGGGGCATGCTGACTTGACGTCATCCCCACCTTCCTCCGGTTTGTCACCGGCAGTCTCCTTAGAGTCCCCAACTTAATGCTGGCAACTAAGAACGAGGGTTGCGCTCGTTGCGGGACTTAACCCAACATCTCACGACACGAGCTGACGACAGCCATGCACCACCTGTGTTCGCGCTCCCGAAGGCACCCCCAGCTTTCACCAGGGTTCGCGACATGTCAAGTCTTGGTAAGGTTCTTCGCGTTGCATCGAATTAAACCACATACTCCACCGCTTGTGCGGGCCCCCGTCAATTCCTTTGAGTTTCACACTTGCGTGCGTACTCCCCAGGCGGGATACTTAACGCGTTAGCTTCGGCACGGCTCGGGTCGATACAAGCCACGCCTAGTATCCATCGTTTACGGCTAGGACTACAGGGGTATCTAATCCCTTTCGCTCCCCTAGCTTTCGTCCCTGAGTGTCAGATACAGCCCAGTAGCACGCTTTCGCCACCGATGTTCTTCCCAATCTCTACGCATTTCACCGCTACACTGGGAATTCCTGCTACCCCTACTGCTCTCTAGTCTGCCAGTTTCCACCGCCTTTAGGTCGTTAAGCAACCTGATTTGACGGCAGACTTGGCTGACCACCTGCGGACGCTTTACGCCCAATAATTCCGGATAACGCTTGCCTCCCCCGTATTACCGCGGCTGCTGGCACGGAGTTAGCCGAGGCTGATTCCTCAAGTACCGTCAGAACTTCTTCCTTGAGAAAAGAGGTTTACAATCCAAAGACCTTCCTCCCTCACGCGGCGTTGCTCCGTCAGGCTTTCGCCCATTGCGGAAAATTCCCCACTGCTGCCTCCCGTAGGAGTCTGGGCCGTGTCTCAGTCCCAGTGTGGCTGCTCATCCTCTCAGACCAGCTACTGATCGTCGCCTTGGTAGGCCTTTACCCCACCAACTAGCTAATCAGACGCAAGCTCTTCTCCAGGCCAATTAGGTTTCACCTTGCGGCACATCGGGTATTAGCAGTCGTTTCCAACTGTTGTCCCCGTCCTGAAGTTAGATTCTTACGCGTTACTCACCCGTCCGCCACTAGAATCCGAAGATTCCCGTTCGACTTGCATGTGTTAGGCACGCCGCCAGCGTTCATCCTGAGCCAGGATCAAACTCTCCATGATGAATCGTTTGATTCTTTGACTTTTTTTCGTCTCCCCCTTGCGGGTTTGACTTCTTTGTTATAGAATTGCTTCTAAACGAGGCTGTTTTGCTTGGCTTTCAAACTATTGTTTTGTCTAGGTTCCAGCGTCGTTTGTTTCGCTTCGCTTTCGCTTTGCTTCAACCGCGCATTTACCAATGTATCTAACTTCCCTAAGTTTGTCAACCCCTTTTGGCAAAATTTTTTGATCTTTTTTCTATCCCTTGCTACGTAAGCCTTTCGGCTTTTGGTCTTTTTTGCTAGTCCCTTGATTAGAACTGGCGGTGCGGATATATTAGTTTATTTGTACTAAATGTTTTTCTCAATTTAATTTTTTATTCAGTACCTCTCGATCGCTCGGTCCTTTTTGGGGTATGGTTCCTTGAGAATGTATTTTCTGATCGGAAAGCCCTCATGTCTCGCCGCGCTGCTTTACAATCCTATTTACTGGTGCGTTTACTCCTAGCTCCCTTGATGTTATGGACGATCGTGACGGTGGTTTTTCTACTGATGCGTGTTGCCCCCGGTGATCCCACGGATGCGATTTTAGGCAACCGCGCCCCTGAAAGTGCCAAAAATGCCCTAAGAGAACAATTAGGACTGAATAAACCCCTATTTTTCCAGTACCTAGACTATATTTTTCACCTAATGCGTCTCAATTTAGGAGACTCTTTAACCAGTAAAGGGGTGACTGTGTGGGAGATTATCGCTAAACATTTTCCAGCGACGGTGGAACTAACTTTTTATGGAATGCTAATTGCGGTGATAGTGGGAGTCGGATTGGGAATTATTACCGCTTCCCGTCCGAATACACCCTTAGATGCGGGGGGACGTTTATTTGGACTGATAACCTATTCCTTGCCGATTTTTTGGGTGGGAATGCTCTTACAGCTAATTTTTGCGGTACAGTTGCGCTGGTTTCCCTTGGGGACTCGTTTTCCTTTGAGTGAAACTCCACCCCAGACAATTACGGGTTTATACACCCTTGATAGTCTGATGACTCTACAACTAGATAAGTTGCCCACAGCTTTGTATTATCTAGCCTTACCTAGTTTTACTCTCGGCATTCTCTTGAGTGGAATTTTTGAACGGATGGTGCGAGTTAATCTGAAACAAACTTTGCAAGCGGACTATGTAGATGCGGCAAAAGCGAGAGGAATACCAGAAAAAACGATTATGATCGCCCATGCGCTGAAAAATGCTCTAATACCCGCAATTACTGTCTTAGGATTAACTTTTGCGGCTCTTTTAGGTGGTGCAGTCTTGACGGAAGTTACTTTTTCCTGGCCAGGTTTGGGAAATCAGTTATATAGGGCGATTTCTCTGCGGGATTACCCAACAGTGCAGGGATTAATGGCTTTTTTTGCGACAATAGTGGTTTTTGCCAGTATTTTTATCGATTTAATCAATGCTTACATTGATCCTCGCATCCGTTATTAATCAGGGAAGTGGGGAGATGGGAGAGGGAGTTTGAGCATTTGTACTAAAATGCTAATACGAAGTTTAAATACAGTACAGCTTGAGATGAATTATGAAGTGGGGAGAAGGGAGAGGGGAGAGAGAGTCTCAGCATTTGTACTAAAATTACCAATACATAGATCGGGATTGTTTTTTGTCTCTAGGTTGTTGTTAGGTGATTGCTGACTGATTAATAATGGTTGAATGTTAATCGGCTTTTCCTTTTAGGGAGACGAAATCGGGCCTATGGGAATTACTATTGTCACCATTTTGCGGGGGATGAAAAGGATTTCTCACTTCGGGGGGAGTGGGTAAACCCTGTTTCATTTCCGCTACTTTTAAGAGGATCAAATACTCATAAAAAGCTTGCAGAGTACACCAAGCAAAACCAGCTTTACCATCGAGAATTCCTGCCAAGATAAAATACATATAAAACCAACGAAGCAGGGGACGAAAAGGCAATCGTAGAGATAAATCTTTTAAAGCTCTCCGTCTATCTACTTCGGTTTCACCAAAAAATAAATTTTTCCAACTAACACCACCGTTAGCCAACTGATGCAGGGTTTCTGCCGCTTCATCGGTAGAGTAACGATTATGTTTTTCAATCCAACGACTTAAACCTTTACTACAGGTATAGTGGGGATAGGTTTCTTGTAAAAAAGAGGTTTTTCCCCGACATTCTTCCCTTTCCGTGTGACCATAATCGCTAAACCAGACTTGATCTTTTCTAAATAGACGCATTTGATAACGGGGATACTGGGTGCTGCGACGGATCCAAGTTCCCATAAACATAACTCTTTCGGCCACATAAAAACCAGTAAATTCCTGTTGTTGCGTGGCACGGAGACATTCTGCGTAGAGTTGGGGTGTCATCCTTTCATCTGCTTCGAGAATATAAACCCAATCGTATTTAGTCTCGATATTTTCTAACATCCAAGTTCTTTGTTTACCATGACTCTCGAATTGATGCTGAATCACGCGCACTGGATAACGAGAAGCAATCTCTACTGTGCGATCGCTACTGTAGGAGTCAACCACAATCACATCATCGGATAGAAGTGCCGATTCCACACAGGCGGCAATATCAATTTCTTCGTTATGAGTGAGAATGTAAATGGAAAACATAGATATAATATGGTGTTTGATTATACGAAACCCGATCGGGCAGTAGTTCTATTGTGTACTGGAAAAAGCGGAATGAAAACCCTTATTATCCAAGAAATTTTTTTAAAACTGTCAGACTGAGCCTATTCTAACCTCGATCGCCATTTTGTCAATATTCCTTAAGTATTACTCGAAAAATTCTTTACCTGAGCTTGCGGCGACCGGCTACGAGCTATTCCCCACCATGAGATAATAGACGGTGCTTTATGTCTCCAGTAATTTTCGATGACTGCTGTTTCCGAGTGTTTTCGTTCTCTCCGTTCCCAGGGGAATTGTGCCTTAATTCCCTTTATTACTGCTGGTGATCCCGATTTGTCCACTACTGCCCAAGCTTTACGCATTTTAGACCGGGCAGGGGCCGATCTGATCGAGTTGGGGGTTCCCTATTCCGATCCTCTTGCGGATGGTCCGGTTATTCAAGCGGCAGCCACCCGCGCTTTAAATCGGGGTGTCAAGTTGGAAGATGTGCTAGAAATCGTCAAAAATGCTCAGGGAGAGGTGAAAGCTCCCATTATTCTCTTTACTTACTATAATCCCATCTATCATCGCGGGATAGATGTCTTTTTAGACCAAATAAAAGCAGCCGGGGTGAGTGGTTTGGTGGTTCCCGATTTACCCCTAGAGGAAGCGGCAAGTCTGCTGCAACCGGCTGCCGCTAAGGGAATTGAAGTGATTTTATTGGTAGCGCCTACCAGTCCCCCGGAACGAATACAAGCGATCGCCCTGCAATCCCAAGGTTTTATTTATTTGGTTAGTGTCACGGGAGTGACGGGAATGCGTAACCAAGTGGCCACCAGAGTGGAGGAATTGCTCGATTCTATCCGTTCTGTCACCGATAAACCCGTGGGGGTAGGATTTGGCATTTCTGACCCGACACAGGCACTACAGGTGAAAAACTGGGGTGCTGATGCGGTAATTGTCGGCAGTGCCATGGTTAAACGTCTGGCCGATAATTCCCCCAGCGATGGGTTAAAATCCCTCGAAGAATTCTGCCGCAGTTTAAAACAGGCGATTCAGTGAGGGGTTAGAAATTCTTCTAAGGGAATTCCGGCTGCGGGGCGATCGAGGTAGAATCTTTCCCGAATTCCTCGATCGCCTTGAGTTAAATTTGAGAGAGTTCGCGTTCACCCGCTAATTTCAGTGCAGAAGCGGCTTCAGGAATATAGGAAGTTTTCGTTTTAGAGACCATACCTCCCTGTTGTTCGAGTAATTGTTCTAGACGCATGGTACTCCAATCGGTCAGCATCGAGTTACCTAGCCGGGGGGCCAATTTGTTAATTTTCTCCACGGCGGAGATCCCCAATTCATCCATCTGTAGGGAAGCTAGATAGCAATCACAGGCGATGTCTATCTCTCCTAATCGTTCGTGACATTGGCCAGCCATAAACCAAGCGATCGCCATTCCAGGTGGGCCGAGTCTAGTAGCAGAACGATAGATTTTCGCCGCTTCTTCAAATTTATTTTGTTTTAGTAAAATTTCCCCCAGTTTCAGGCGATAACGAGAGTAAAGAGGTTCCATCGCCACCATTTTCTTCGCTCTCTCTTCGGCGAGATCAATATCGCCTAACCAGAGAGCTTCTTTTGTTCGGCTCTCGAAAACCGTTATTAGATTGTCGTAGGCGGAAAGTCGTTCGCTCTCGTTTTTACACTCGCGAGTTAGTTCTTCCGCTAGGGATTGACAGAGATCCATTTCACGGACAACCGTTTCTCGCTCACCCCGCAGAAGTGGAGCGAAAACAGCCGCACGCTGGAAAGCACTGGTTAAATGTTTAAAATCGAAACGATCGAGGGAAGGTTCGAAGTGAGAGAGTGCCTCCTTGGCTACTTCTCGCCAATAGGCGACTGCGGCTATATCTCGAAAGGCAGTAGCCTGCAAAACGATTAATTCTACGGCTGCCCCGAAAACCACCAGGCTTTCTTTAGAAGCGTATTGAACGATTCGTTGAAAATCTTCCAGGTTTTCTGATGTACCGATATCTTCTTGACAAAGGATTTTAGACATCGCCAGGCTGTAAGCTAATCTAGCGAACGTGGGGTCTCTGCCAATGTTTTCATCAGTAATTGCGGGAATATAGCGAATAATCGCTTCATGAAAGCATAAACTCGATAATAAATTAATTGTTTTCAGTTGAGTAGCGGGTGAAAGCTCACGATAATGCTCTAAATGCTCGCAAAGAACTCTCCAACGTTCGGTTCTCAACTCATCGGGGAGGGTGAGAGGATCGTTAATTGGGTATTGAAAAAGACTGGTCTCTCGAATCAATTGCTCTCGAAAAGAAGCGGGGTGAACGAGAGCAACCGGGGTAACAGATGACGTATCGACACCTCGTACTTCGGAGACAAGATTTCGATAACTATAGTCAATTCCCTGAATATGCCAAGCTCCAGATTGATAGGGACTAAGATCGAAATAAGGACGATGGCTCCAAGTGATCGGAAAATCGTTTAAAAATAGCATACATATTCTCAAGAAATGCGATCTTTATCTGGTTGGTATTTCCACGATAGTCAACGGAGTATCTTGTTTGGCTGAACTACCGTGGAAACTAGGAGAAATACAGAGATAAAATACTGATTTATCTCTGTATTTTATCAATCAGTTACATTTGCATATAATAGCACCAACAACAACCGCCTACCACTTGACGCAAAGTTTTAAAAGCGGTGATGCTTTCTGGACTGTCGTTAGCGGACTACCCATTTGGCAGCAGCACCGCCTACCACTTGACGTAAAGTTTTAAAAGCGGTGATGCTTTCTGGACTGTCGTTAACGGCATCGGTGCGAAGCTCGATAATTTCGTTAGTCACCGTGTTTTTGATCTCGTTGATTTTGATGTTAGCCATGAGATGTATTCTCCAAATTTTCGCTAAATGAATGAATCAAATTATTGATTCAAGAAAACCATAACAATTTTTCAACACCAGATCAACTATCAAAATCGAACAAAAAGAACATAATTTAGTTATTTATGTTCTTTTTGAAAGACTATTTTTTACAAAAACATCATCAAAACGTAAGGATTCAGGTGCCTCAAATGCAGTCACAGAGCGGCTTCTAAAATCTCAGAACTCGCTAAACTAACAGTTTCATTCTCAATAAGCACGAAAATTAAGGCTTTCAGGGTTTCTGAATGAGAATGAGGATTTGGACATAATTCGCCTAAATGCTTACACAGCATGAGTTTGACTGCTTTTTGTATGGCCTGAATCCTTACATCAAAACCGATTAAACAACGGGCTTCCAAGCTATTTAAAGAAACAAAAATAAGTAATTTATGTACAAAAAACTCTGAACCTGTCTTGTTGGAAGCAAAGAGAACCAACCAAGCTAACTTAATTGAGTTATTTATTTTTTAAATTAACTGGGAATTCTGTTAATGAATAAATTCAGTAATTTTTAAAAGTGTATGTATTAAAAATCACTTTGTTGGTTTTTATGCTGAATAAGCTCACTCAAGAATAATCGGATTATTGGTATTTTATTAATCCATATTGTATTAATCTTATAGTAAAATAATCCGTAGGTTGGGTTAAACGAAGTGCACCCCAACACAAAACATGAAGAATAATAGGGGGATGATGTTGGGTTTCATGCTTCAACCCAACCTACAAAATAGGCGATCAGCCTTCTGTAAAACTTCCGCAGTGACCGACTCGCTTAGATAATACTCCCCGCAATTCTGACAGATATCCGCAGGGACTTGTTTTAAAATCACGATACAATTATCTCTCTCTAAAGTAACGGTAACAAAACCCGATCGAGTCGTACCGTGTTTACAGATCACACATTCCATAACTCTTATCTTCCCTTACTATGTTTGCGGGGTGAGCAATGCCCACCCCGTTCACGATTAATTACTAAACTCGTATTCTATCTCTTGAATCTTCTCCTTTACCCAGCCGTTAAACAAATCAACACCGATTTTCAGAGCCAACTCCTCGGTTAATTTTGGTTTAAGGATTTCCTCGACAAAAATCAGGTGAAAACCCCGATCGCCTTGCAGCGGTTTCAACAATCGAGAAGAATCCGATGCGAAAATTGCGGACGAAAGATTCGGTCGTAAATCCTTACGGTAAACAGTACCGCGATAACCCCCCTTGCGTCGTAATTCCACATCCTCGATATAGCGATGCGCTACTTCCTGAAAGCTGATTTCCTCCTCCTGAATCGATTCATACAACTCCTCCGCCATCGCCTGATCTGCTAACACTACCTCATAGATCACCGCGCCAGTATAATCTAGCTGGTGTTCCACAAAATAGGATTCAATTTTGTCTGCGAAAAGATGTTCGGCTAATTTACCCGATAGTAAATTGAATTGAACGATCTCCTCGAAATCATCTAGGGATAAGCCCTGTTTTTCCAACCAATTCCATGTATCTTTGGCGTTATGTAATTCATTGGCGAGACGGAATTGATCGGCCGCCTGTTGTAACTCGTCAGTCGTGTTTTTAATCCCCGCTGCCGTGGCGGTTTCGGTGATGATTTTCCGACCGATAATTCCCTCGACTATTTCGGGAACTTTCCCCGATAGCTTAAGCTGTTGGATAAGGTCTTGATTGCTGATGGTGATACTATGGGACATAATGACTCCTGAAAAAAACTACAGTTTTAACCCATCTTTTTGCAGATCCTTAAAGGGATCGAGGATGTAATCGATCACCCGACGCTGACGGACGATCGCTTCTGCGGTAGCCGTATCCCCCGGATTGAGGGGAATACATTGATTTCCCTTTTGAATACAGGAGCGATCGAGTTGAATTTCTAGCTCGAAAACGTTAATTTTTCCGTTGGGCGTTTCCTTTTCGATCGCCGTCGGTGATTTCTTGGTGATCTTGCCGCCGATAATGCCGTAATCCTGAAAAGGATAGGCATCGAACTTGACTTTTATCGGCATACCGGCGCGGAGAAATTGACTTTGATCCGTGGGCATTTCTGCCTTGAGAATAAACCGCGATCCCTTCGGTGCTATCTCCGCAACCCGCGTTCCCGACTGCACCACCGCACCCGCGCGTTTAATCGGTAATGAAAAGATTGTGCCGTCGGTATTCGCCTTTAAAACCCTCTGACTTAGTTGGATTTGGAGCGCTTGCCGTTGGCTCTCGCTTTGGGCGATTTCCGATGCCAGTGTTCCGATCTCCGTGTCTAGATTGTTAATCTGCTCCTGTATCCTTAAGAGTGCCAACTCGTTGGAATGGCGGAGACTTTGATAACCCCGCTGCCGCTCCTGTAATTGCAGACGCGCTTGGGCGATATCGGCGCTCGTTTGTTGACTCGTCTGACGGTGGTTGCTTTCTAATTCCGCTAGTTTATGTTGATTTTCTTTTACCTCCGCTTTTCCCCGCTCGTAGAGTTGTTGGCGCTCCTTGGCATTGTCCTCACGCTCGATGAATTGCACCTCCGATATCGCGCCATCCTCCCACGCTTTTCGGTAGCGATCGACTTCTTTTAAAGCCGTTTGATAACGACTTTTGAGAATCGGATAATCAGTCTGACTTTGTGCGAGGGCGGTTTTCGCTTGATTTACCCGCGCCTGTTGTTCTTCTAGGGATATTTTCGCTTTCTTGATTAATGCGTCCACATTCTCCCGCGCTTGTTCGATCGAGGCTTCTTTTTCCGCTGCTGCCGCGCGATTTTGTTGGCTTTGGGTGGTTAAAGAAATCTCTAACTGACTTTTGACAAGTTTCTGTTGGGAAAGACGACTTTTTTGTCCTTCTATTTTCTCCTCAATTTGTTGTATTTCCTTGCCGATTAATGAGGAATCTAGGGTTAAAATCGGTTGTCCTGC
This Microcystis wesenbergii NRERC-220 DNA region includes the following protein-coding sequences:
- a CDS encoding ABC transporter permease; its protein translation is MSRRAALQSYLLVRLLLAPLMLWTIVTVVFLLMRVAPGDPTDAILGNRAPESAKNALREQLGLNKPLFFQYLDYIFHLMRLNLGDSLTSKGVTVWEIIAKHFPATVELTFYGMLIAVIVGVGLGIITASRPNTPLDAGGRLFGLITYSLPIFWVGMLLQLIFAVQLRWFPLGTRFPLSETPPQTITGLYTLDSLMTLQLDKLPTALYYLALPSFTLGILLSGIFERMVRVNLKQTLQADYVDAAKARGIPEKTIMIAHALKNALIPAITVLGLTFAALLGGAVLTEVTFSWPGLGNQLYRAISLRDYPTVQGLMAFFATIVVFASIFIDLINAYIDPRIRY
- a CDS encoding glycosyltransferase family 2 protein codes for the protein MFSIYILTHNEEIDIAACVESALLSDDVIVVDSYSSDRTVEIASRYPVRVIQHQFESHGKQRTWMLENIETKYDWVYILEADERMTPQLYAECLRATQQQEFTGFYVAERVMFMGTWIRRSTQYPRYQMRLFRKDQVWFSDYGHTEREECRGKTSFLQETYPHYTCSKGLSRWIEKHNRYSTDEAAETLHQLANGGVSWKNLFFGETEVDRRRALKDLSLRLPFRPLLRWFYMYFILAGILDGKAGFAWCTLQAFYEYLILLKVAEMKQGLPTPPEVRNPFHPPQNGDNSNSHRPDFVSLKGKAD
- the trpA gene encoding tryptophan synthase subunit alpha; amino-acid sequence: MTAVSECFRSLRSQGNCALIPFITAGDPDLSTTAQALRILDRAGADLIELGVPYSDPLADGPVIQAAATRALNRGVKLEDVLEIVKNAQGEVKAPIILFTYYNPIYHRGIDVFLDQIKAAGVSGLVVPDLPLEEAASLLQPAAAKGIEVILLVAPTSPPERIQAIALQSQGFIYLVSVTGVTGMRNQVATRVEELLDSIRSVTDKPVGVGFGISDPTQALQVKNWGADAVIVGSAMVKRLADNSPSDGLKSLEEFCRSLKQAIQ
- a CDS encoding tetratricopeptide repeat protein, with amino-acid sequence MLFLNDFPITWSHRPYFDLSPYQSGAWHIQGIDYSYRNLVSEVRGVDTSSVTPVALVHPASFREQLIRETSLFQYPINDPLTLPDELRTERWRVLCEHLEHYRELSPATQLKTINLLSSLCFHEAIIRYIPAITDENIGRDPTFARLAYSLAMSKILCQEDIGTSENLEDFQRIVQYASKESLVVFGAAVELIVLQATAFRDIAAVAYWREVAKEALSHFEPSLDRFDFKHLTSAFQRAAVFAPLLRGERETVVREMDLCQSLAEELTRECKNESERLSAYDNLITVFESRTKEALWLGDIDLAEERAKKMVAMEPLYSRYRLKLGEILLKQNKFEEAAKIYRSATRLGPPGMAIAWFMAGQCHERLGEIDIACDCYLASLQMDELGISAVEKINKLAPRLGNSMLTDWSTMRLEQLLEQQGGMVSKTKTSYIPEAASALKLAGERELSQI
- a CDS encoding type II toxin-antitoxin system MqsA family antitoxin, whose protein sequence is MECVICKHGTTRSGFVTVTLERDNCIVILKQVPADICQNCGEYYLSESVTAEVLQKADRLFCRLG
- a CDS encoding peptidylprolyl isomerase; the protein is MSHSITISNQDLIQQLKLSGKVPEIVEGIIGRKIITETATAAGIKNTTDELQQAADQFRLANELHNAKDTWNWLEKQGLSLDDFEEIVQFNLLSGKLAEHLFADKIESYFVEHQLDYTGAVIYEVVLADQAMAEELYESIQEEEISFQEVAHRYIEDVELRRKGGYRGTVYRKDLRPNLSSAIFASDSSRLLKPLQGDRGFHLIFVEEILKPKLTEELALKIGVDLFNGWVKEKIQEIEYEFSN
- a CDS encoding HlyD family efflux transporter periplasmic adaptor subunit translates to MTTNLDRERDNWSFQTKELIDTLPLPWTRGLLYFLIIFVSIILPWAIFSKVDETGVGPGKLEPQGETVKIDAIATGKVEKIYVREGQEVKAGQPILTLDSSLIGKEIQQIEEKIEGQKSRLSQQKLVKSQLEISLTTQSQQNRAAAAEKEASIEQARENVDALIKKAKISLEEQQARVNQAKTALAQSQTDYPILKSRYQTALKEVDRYRKAWEDGAISEVQFIEREDNAKERQQLYERGKAEVKENQHKLAELESNHRQTSQQTSADIAQARLQLQERQRGYQSLRHSNELALLRIQEQINNLDTEIGTLASEIAQSESQRQALQIQLSQRVLKANTDGTIFSLPIKRAGAVVQSGTRVAEIAPKGSRFILKAEMPTDQSQFLRAGMPIKVKFDAYPFQDYGIIGGKITKKSPTAIEKETPNGKINVFELEIQLDRSCIQKGNQCIPLNPGDTATAEAIVRQRRVIDYILDPFKDLQKDGLKL